One genomic segment of Anaerolineae bacterium includes these proteins:
- a CDS encoding glycosyltransferase family 39 protein, which yields MNRLHLIGLLLLALIANAILGLPLPLPWQALASLSLTVFIPGAFLTSLLRSDSSGGRDHFPIGILEFLACSIAAGFAIAIASLLILAYLPGPLDRAMTWIAFNALCAVLAALHLRSPRLRSPIDQMSELPSWRSVQPGWWLAALMLFILAAWLRLAHLGYSEFNGDEARATLRAVAVIQGYDDTLFLHRKAPAEILLPTAILALTGHLSEATARLPFALANLAGLVALLCLGWRLFGPFAGLTAAALLALDGYFIAFARFTQYQSLVFLSTVTTLLLLARGADQPELAVRRLTLAALIFGAGLLAHYEAILAIIPASLLLLRIRSLRPIHQYMIPFTTAVLLFALFYIPFALHPNFQATLTYITADRIGSGFLYNNVADFFHRTSLYSSMYAPILMGVLMLLALLLLYYRCLSRPWRWFLASAALATIALTAWDSHFLRMAKMDLLVLPWGAVLITTCLLPRLSIPLRAVLLWWAFPLILAFFFVKEPRTHVYVFFPPYALLAGWAVQEVRREIESFFRFWWVQIAGLAVAVVLIVMLSFHAYLAFVRPLPEFLPSYEQNLPAVYPRADFASLTEGLFSFPLNNGWKVVGMLYERGIIAGDYDTNKERSWLSAWYTRGQPRCRRTAQWYFEMQMSNLPTREEQRLREAYLQRGFQLWGIVEVNGIPKLRIYHPVSDPSAPRVFQLEEWEPSFNRLAPTEVPLEYPVVIPKISHRLHVNLDNRLWLEGYDLEYRSPLRPGDTFLLRLYWRVERSLSQSYTVFNQVRAEDGRIVAQLDGTPVCDLYPTHKWDPGELIVDSYRIEIKPDTTPGIYTLYSGMYLFETGERLPVLDVAGNPVGNEIRLGEIQIEGR from the coding sequence ATGAATCGCTTGCACTTGATCGGCTTGTTGTTGCTGGCTTTGATTGCCAACGCCATCTTGGGGCTTCCCCTGCCGCTCCCTTGGCAGGCGCTGGCAAGCCTTTCTTTGACCGTTTTCATCCCTGGAGCTTTTCTCACTAGTCTCCTGCGCTCTGACTCTTCTGGCGGCCGAGATCACTTTCCCATCGGCATTCTGGAGTTTCTTGCCTGCTCGATCGCCGCGGGGTTCGCCATTGCCATCGCCTCTCTTCTCATCCTAGCATATCTGCCTGGCCCGCTCGACCGTGCCATGACCTGGATTGCATTCAATGCCCTTTGCGCTGTCCTGGCCGCGTTGCACCTGCGGTCGCCACGCTTACGCTCACCCATAGACCAGATGAGCGAGCTGCCATCCTGGCGCAGTGTTCAGCCTGGGTGGTGGCTGGCTGCTCTGATGCTTTTCATCCTTGCAGCCTGGCTTCGGCTAGCTCACTTGGGCTATTCTGAGTTCAATGGCGACGAGGCACGTGCCACCCTCCGTGCGGTGGCTGTCATCCAGGGATATGACGACACCTTGTTTCTTCACCGTAAAGCCCCTGCCGAGATCTTATTGCCCACTGCCATCCTCGCGCTCACCGGCCATCTCTCCGAGGCCACCGCCCGCCTACCCTTCGCTCTCGCCAATCTGGCCGGATTGGTCGCCTTGCTGTGCCTAGGCTGGCGTCTGTTTGGCCCCTTCGCCGGCCTCACCGCCGCCGCGCTGTTGGCGCTGGACGGCTACTTCATTGCCTTTGCGCGCTTTACCCAATACCAGAGCTTGGTCTTTCTCTCGACGGTAACGACCTTGCTTTTGCTCGCCCGTGGGGCCGATCAGCCGGAGCTTGCGGTCCGCCGCCTAACCCTGGCTGCTCTCATCTTTGGCGCTGGTTTGCTCGCCCATTATGAGGCCATCCTCGCCATTATCCCTGCTTCCTTACTGCTCTTGAGAATCCGCTCCTTGCGCCCTATCCACCAATACATGATTCCCTTTACAACGGCTGTCCTTCTCTTCGCCCTCTTTTATATCCCGTTTGCCCTGCATCCCAACTTCCAAGCCACGCTCACCTATATCACAGCAGATCGGATTGGCTCTGGTTTTCTTTATAACAATGTAGCCGATTTTTTCCACCGCACCTCCCTCTATTCCAGCATGTATGCCCCGATTCTCATGGGGGTGCTGATGCTACTCGCCCTTCTTCTGCTGTATTATCGCTGTCTCAGCCGTCCATGGCGATGGTTTCTGGCCTCGGCCGCCCTTGCGACGATAGCTCTGACGGCCTGGGATAGTCACTTCCTTCGCATGGCAAAAATGGATCTGCTGGTTCTGCCATGGGGAGCTGTGTTGATCACCACTTGTTTGCTGCCGCGTCTGTCCATTCCTCTGCGCGCAGTGCTCCTCTGGTGGGCATTCCCGCTGATCCTCGCGTTCTTTTTCGTCAAGGAACCGCGCACTCATGTATATGTTTTCTTCCCACCTTATGCATTGCTAGCCGGATGGGCTGTTCAAGAAGTCAGGCGAGAAATTGAGTCCTTTTTCCGTTTCTGGTGGGTGCAGATTGCCGGTCTCGCTGTCGCAGTGGTCCTCATCGTTATGCTTAGCTTTCATGCTTATTTGGCTTTCGTACGCCCTTTGCCCGAATTTCTGCCTAGTTATGAGCAAAACTTACCAGCTGTATACCCACGCGCAGACTTTGCATCTCTGACCGAGGGATTATTTAGTTTTCCCCTAAATAACGGTTGGAAGGTCGTCGGTATGCTGTATGAACGGGGAATCATCGCTGGCGATTACGATACCAACAAGGAGCGGTCGTGGCTGTCCGCCTGGTACACGCGTGGACAACCTCGCTGCCGACGCACAGCTCAGTGGTACTTCGAGATGCAGATGTCCAATCTTCCCACTCGGGAAGAGCAGCGGCTAAGGGAGGCATATCTCCAGCGTGGCTTTCAGTTGTGGGGCATCGTAGAGGTCAATGGCATACCAAAGTTGAGGATCTACCACCCTGTAAGCGATCCCAGCGCGCCACGCGTGTTTCAGTTGGAAGAGTGGGAGCCCTCTTTCAATCGTCTGGCCCCAACGGAGGTACCTCTGGAGTATCCAGTGGTGATCCCCAAGATCAGCCATCGGTTACACGTAAACTTGGACAATCGGCTATGGTTGGAGGGATACGATCTGGAATATCGCTCTCCCCTCCGGCCTGGCGACACATTTCTTCTGCGGCTATATTGGCGTGTCGAGCGTTCTCTGTCGCAGTCTTATACCGTCTTCAATCAGGTGCGCGCCGAGGACGGGCGTATCGTCGCCCAACTTGACGGCACACCTGTGTGCGACCTTTATCCCACCCATAAGTGGGATCCAGGCGAGCTAATCGTGGACTCCTATCGGATTGAGATCAAACCCGATACGACGCCCGGGATATACACGCTGTACTCTGGAATGTATTTGTTTGAAACCGGCGAACGGCTTCCCGTGCTGGATGTGGCCGGTAATCCCGTAGGAAACGAGATCCGCCTTGGCGAAATTCAGATTGAGGGGCGCTGA